The Candidatus Dormiibacterota bacterium genome segment AGGCGCCCGGAAGGCCCTCGAATACTTCCAGCAATCGATCGACAAGGACCCCGCCTACGCCGCGGCCTATGCCCAGCTCACCAACACCTATGTCATGCTCGGATATACCGGAATCGATGTGCTCCCTTCCCGCGAAACGATGCCCAGAGCAAAGGCGGCCGCCCTCAAAGCCCTGGAGCTTGACGACACCCTTGCGGAGGCCCACACGGCTCTGGGATTCGTGAGATGGGCCTACGACTGGGACTGGACGGCCGCCGAGAAGGACTTCAAGCGAGCCATCGAGCTCAGTCCTGGTTATGCCACGGCCCACCTTCGGTATGCCAACTTTCTTTGCTCGCTTGGGAGATTCGACGAGGCGGTTGAGGAAGATAGGCGAGCCCTGGAGTTCGACCCGCTTTCCATCATCATCAATCACGGTCAGGCGTGGCCGTACCACCTCTCGAGGCGTTACGACCAGGCTATCAAGACGTACCGGAAGACGCTGGAGATGGAGCCAAACTTCCCCCGGACACACCTGCGGCTCGGGGAGGTGTATGCGGCAAAGGGGATGTATCGGGAGGCCATCGCCGAATATGAGAAGTTCTCCGCTCTCGGGGGAGGCAGCACCATGGCACTGGCTCTCATCGGGAACGCCCATGCTCAAGCGGGCGAACGGCATGACGCGCTCCGGGCGCTGGAGGAGCTGACGGCGGAGTCGAAGCGAAGGTACGTGCCTTTCTTTCATATTGCGATCGTTCATGCAGGGTTGGGCGATAAAGATCAGGCCTTTGCGTGGCTCGACAGAGCATACGAGGAACGCTCCCAATTTCTCGTTGACCTCAAGTTCATTCCGATCCTCGACCCGCTGCGCTCGGACCCCCGCTTTGCCGATCTCGTGCGGCGGGTCGGATTGCCGCCATGACGCCCGCTTTCGCGCCCATCGTGCACCGATTTGTGTAGGATCGCTGGCGCCGGCCGGCAGTCACGGCCATAGCGGGGAGGGTGCATCAGCATTGGAAGCGAAGCCGAAGGCAGACTGGGGTCAGATCGTCTCCGAGAGGTACTCATCCGACGCCCTGCCCTATCGGGATCTCTGGGCGCCTCTCCTGCTCCCTCACGGGCTGGAGCTCCTCGCTTCGCTGCCGCTTTCTTCGACCTCCCGAATCATCGACGTCGGGTCGGGCTGCGGAGCGCTATTGCCTGGGATCCAGAGCCGCGCTCCTGGAGCCATGGTGATGGCGATCGACAGGGCCCTCGGCATGCTCGCCGTCGCGCCCGTCGAGGTTCCACGCGCGGTGATGGACGCCGGCCGTCTCGGGCTGGCATCCGCCTCGATTGACGCTGTGGTTCTGGCATTCGTCCTGTTCCACACCGCCGATCCTCAGGAAGTGCTGATCGAGGCACGGCGGGTTCTTCGGTCGGGAGGGGTGATCGGGGCCACAACCTGGGACGGCGACCCGCGCTTCCCGGCGCAGCGAGCCTGGATCGAGGAGTTGGACTCCCGTGGCGCTGCGCCGGCCGTTCCGGAGATGATGTCGAACCACGAACCGGTCTGCACTCCGGAGCGCATGCGTGGTCTGTTACAGCGGGCCGGTTTCGGGTCAATTCGAACCTGGAACCATCGCTTCGGGCACGCCTACACCCTCGAGGAATTCATAGCGGTGCGAACGAAGCTCGGATGGAGCAAGCGCCGCGTAGACTCCCTGGCCTCCGAGACGCGGGAAACGTTCCTTTGCAGCGCCCGCCTGCGCCTGGAGAAGATGAGCCCGCGTGATTTTGTCGACGAGGCGGAGATCGTCTTCGCGACCGGCGTCGCCCGCTGAATCCCGGGACGGGGTGGCGCAATGGTCACGGATGCTCACGATGAGCGGATCTGGTCTTGCCCCACTTTCACGCACACGAGGTCAGGTTAGTCTCGCCATAGTCTCGTCCTGCACCGGGCTTACTCCTCCGAGCCCCGACCGACTGCGGGTGAGGTTACAGAAGCCGTCGATTGGGTCAGCCTCGAAGCATGAGGTCCTGGCGGGCGGCGAACCAGCCATCCTGATCCGGGATCGGGCCGGAGTGGGGTCTCGCCGGGCCTCTGCCTGTTAAACCGAACTGCTCTCCGAGTTCGAAGAGACCGTCGCTTGGGGAGCCAGAACTCATCTGATCCAACGTTCGAACTGCTGTTAACCGGCAGTCGAACGTTGGATTTTTTCTTGTCGACGCCCGCTGTTGTTCTTCAAGCGACCCCGGACTACCGTGAGGCGTTACGCCTTGCTCGATAGCAGTCTCTCGATCAGCGGACGCAAATCTGCGATCACGCGTTCGTACGAAGGCAGGTCCGGTACGAGAGGCCCGAGCCACTGCGTCCAAGTCTTTTCGACATGGCCCAGCATCGCTCCGGGGAAGAAGGAATCCGGTCCAGAGAAGGCGACATTGCGGCGGCGCACTTTTCTCGCAGGATCGCCTCGAAATTCGATACGTCCAGCCGAGCCGGGGACGCCCCAAGGATCCGCCAGAGATCGTAGTAATCTCTGGCCCTTGAACGGACCCAACCCCGGCTCTCGAGCGCCCTGGCGTGCTGGAGAATGGCCCGCAATTTCTCTGCGACTATCTCCTCCAGCGAGTAGGTCGCGATCTCCGCGTTGAGCGGCTCGCCGTAATCATGGAGGACGAGACGCCGGGAAGGGGACCTGAGTAGCTTCTCGTCAAAAGCGACCTCGACCATGACACGGGTGTGGGGCTGCCGGTGCCAGGGGA includes the following:
- a CDS encoding nucleotidyl transferase AbiEii/AbiGii toxin family protein, with translation MKPLRLRLEEARKRLGLPWEVLERDYLLSWILAGITQVEILQNSLVFKGGTALKKCYFGDYRFSEDLDFTGVESVPTGAVMEAAVKEACARAVQLLDPYAPVEIVCERHKEREPHPGSQEAFDIRARFPWHRQPHTRVMVEVAFDEKLLRSPSRRLVLHDYGEPLNAEIATYSLEEIVAEKLRAILQHARALESRGWVRSRARDYYDLWRILGASPARLDVSNFEAILREKCAAAMSPSLDRIPSSPERCWAMSKRLGRSGSGLSYRTCLRTNA
- a CDS encoding class I SAM-dependent methyltransferase translates to MEAKPKADWGQIVSERYSSDALPYRDLWAPLLLPHGLELLASLPLSSTSRIIDVGSGCGALLPGIQSRAPGAMVMAIDRALGMLAVAPVEVPRAVMDAGRLGLASASIDAVVLAFVLFHTADPQEVLIEARRVLRSGGVIGATTWDGDPRFPAQRAWIEELDSRGAAPAVPEMMSNHEPVCTPERMRGLLQRAGFGSIRTWNHRFGHAYTLEEFIAVRTKLGWSKRRVDSLASETRETFLCSARLRLEKMSPRDFVDEAEIVFATGVAR